One genomic window of Diospyros lotus cultivar Yz01 chromosome 8, ASM1463336v1, whole genome shotgun sequence includes the following:
- the LOC127807996 gene encoding probable CoA ligase CCL5 isoform X1, producing MAHHSIPPVDPRSGFCKSNSIFYSKRKPLSLPPNQSLDVSTFISSRAHNGKIAFVDASSGRHLTFSDIWSAVDSVASCLSDTSIRKGDVVLLLSPNSIFFPIVCLAVMSLGAVITTTNPLNTTREIAKQIADSKPVLAFTIPQLVPKLADSNLPIILIGEHNNSSSSAKIVNTLENMMRKQPARIRVKERVSQDDTATLLYSSGTTGPSKGVASSHRNLIAMVQTVLRQFNLEGGEQTLICTVPMFHIYGLLEFVTALPALGATVVVLSKFELDEMLSAIEKYRASYLPLVPPILIAMVNKADQIKKKYGLGSLRTVMSGGAPLSKEVIEGFLEAYPAVAILQGYGLTESTGVGASTESLEESRRYGTAGMLSPSMEARIVDPENGEALQVNRTGELWLRGPIIMKAGYFSNAEATASTLNSDGWLRTGDLCYIDEDGFIFIVDRLKELIKYKGYQVPPAELEALLLAHPGIADAAVIPFPDKEVGQFPMAYVVRKTGSDLSESAVMEFVAKQVAPYKRVRRVAFVDSIPKNPSGKILRKDLIKLATSRL from the exons ATGGCCCATCATAGCATTCCGCCGGTGGATCCCCGGAGCGGCTTCTGCAAGTCAAACTCCATTTTCTATAGCAAACGCAAGCCCTTGTCTTTACCTCCGAACCAGTCGCTCGACGTTAGCACCTTCATATCATCTCGGGCCCACAACGGCAAGATAGCCTTCGTCGACGCTTCCTCCGGCCGCCACCTCACCTTCTCCGACATATGGTCCGCCGTCGACTCTGTCGCCTCCTGCCTCTCCGACACCAGCATAAGGAAAGGCGACGTCGTTCTCCTCCTGTCCCCGAACTCCATCTTCTTCCCCATTGTTTGCCTCGCCGTGATGTCCCTCGGCGCCGTCATCACCACCACCAATCCGCTCAACACCACCCGCGAAATCGCCAAGCAGATAGCCGATTCGAAGCCCGTACTCGCCTTTACCATTCCCCAACTCGTCCCCAAACTCGCCGACTCGAACCTCCCGATTATACTCATCGGCGAGCATAACAATTCCAGTTCTTCAGCCAAAATTGTGAATACGCTGGAGAATATGATGAGGAAACAGCCGGCTCGGATCCGGGTCAAGGAGCGGGTCAGCCAGGACGACACGGCGACTCTGCTCTACTCGTCCGGCACAACCGGGCCAAGTAAAGGCGTGGCGTCCTCGCATCGGAACCTCATCGCCATGGTTCAGACTGTTTTGAGACAGTTCAATCTAGAAGGTGGCGAGCAAACGCTCATATGCACGGTTCCGATGTTTCACATCTATGGCTTACTAGAGTTCGTCACGGCGCTGCCGGCGTTGGGAGCGACGGTGGTGGTTCTGTCCAAATTCGAGCTTGACGAGATGTTGTCGGCGATCGAAAAGTACAGAGCAAGTTACCTCCCATTGGTGCCGCCGATACTGATAGCGATGGTGAACAAAGCCGAtcagataaaaaagaaatacgGTTTGGGGAGTTTAAGGACGGTTATGTCGGGCGGCGCGCCGCTGAGCAAGGAGGTGATAGAGGGGTTCTTGGAGGCGTACCCGGCGGTGGCGATTCTTCAGGGGTACGGCCTAACGGAATCGACGGGGGTGGGGGCGTCGACGGAATCGCTGGAGGAGAGCCGGCGGTACGGCACGGCGGGGATGCTGTCGCCGAGCATGGAGGCGAGGATTGTGGATCCGGAGAACGGAGAGGCCCTGCAGGTCAACCGGACTGGCGAGCTCTGGCTCAGAGGACCCATTATTATGAAAG CAGGTTATTTCAGCAATGCCGAAGCAACAGCCTCGACTTTAAATTCGGATGGATGGTTGAGAACAGGAGACTTGTGCTACATCGATGAGGATGGCTTCATCTTTATAGTTGACAGGTTGAAAGAGCTGATCAAATACAAAGGATATCAG GTTCCCCCGGCAGAACTGGAAGCTCTGCTGCTTGCTCACCCCGGCATTGCTGATGCTGCTGTGATACC GTTTCCCGACAAGGAGGTCGGGCAGTTTCCGATGGCTTATGTGGTAAGGAAAACTGGGAGCGACTTGTCAGAGAGCGCTGTCATGGAATTTGTCGCCAAACAG GTTGCTCCTTATAAGAGAGTCAGGCGAGTGGCTTTTGTGGATTCCATTCCAAAGAATCCTTCGGGCAAGATACTGAGGAAGGACCTGATAAAACTGGCAACATCCAGGCTGTAG
- the LOC127807996 gene encoding probable CoA ligase CCL5 isoform X3, producing MAHHSIPPVDPRSGFCKSNSIFYSKRKPLSLPPNQSLDVSTFISSRAHNGKIAFVDASSGRHLTFSDIWSAVDSVASCLSDTSIRKGDVVLLLSPNSIFFPIVCLAVMSLGAVITTTNPLNTTREIAKQIADSKPVLAFTIPQLVPKLADSNLPIILIGEHNNSSSSAKIVNTLENMMRKQPARIRVKERVSQDDTATLLYSSGTTGPSKGVASSHRNLIAMVQTVLRQFNLEGGEQTLICTVPMFHIYGLLEFVTALPALGATVVVLSKFELDEMLSAIEKYRASYLPLVPPILIAMVNKADQIKKKYGLGSLRTVMSGGAPLSKEVIEGFLEAYPAVAILQGYGLTESTGVGASTESLEESRRYGTAGMLSPSMEARIVDPENGEALQVNRTGELWLRGPIIMKGYFSNAEATASTLNSDGWLRTGDLCYIDEDGFIFIVDRLKELIKYKGYQVPPAELEALLLAHPGIADAAVIPFPDKEVGQFPMAYVVRKTGSDLSESAVMEFVAKQVAPYKRVRRVAFVDSIPKNPSGKILRKDLIKLATSRL from the exons ATGGCCCATCATAGCATTCCGCCGGTGGATCCCCGGAGCGGCTTCTGCAAGTCAAACTCCATTTTCTATAGCAAACGCAAGCCCTTGTCTTTACCTCCGAACCAGTCGCTCGACGTTAGCACCTTCATATCATCTCGGGCCCACAACGGCAAGATAGCCTTCGTCGACGCTTCCTCCGGCCGCCACCTCACCTTCTCCGACATATGGTCCGCCGTCGACTCTGTCGCCTCCTGCCTCTCCGACACCAGCATAAGGAAAGGCGACGTCGTTCTCCTCCTGTCCCCGAACTCCATCTTCTTCCCCATTGTTTGCCTCGCCGTGATGTCCCTCGGCGCCGTCATCACCACCACCAATCCGCTCAACACCACCCGCGAAATCGCCAAGCAGATAGCCGATTCGAAGCCCGTACTCGCCTTTACCATTCCCCAACTCGTCCCCAAACTCGCCGACTCGAACCTCCCGATTATACTCATCGGCGAGCATAACAATTCCAGTTCTTCAGCCAAAATTGTGAATACGCTGGAGAATATGATGAGGAAACAGCCGGCTCGGATCCGGGTCAAGGAGCGGGTCAGCCAGGACGACACGGCGACTCTGCTCTACTCGTCCGGCACAACCGGGCCAAGTAAAGGCGTGGCGTCCTCGCATCGGAACCTCATCGCCATGGTTCAGACTGTTTTGAGACAGTTCAATCTAGAAGGTGGCGAGCAAACGCTCATATGCACGGTTCCGATGTTTCACATCTATGGCTTACTAGAGTTCGTCACGGCGCTGCCGGCGTTGGGAGCGACGGTGGTGGTTCTGTCCAAATTCGAGCTTGACGAGATGTTGTCGGCGATCGAAAAGTACAGAGCAAGTTACCTCCCATTGGTGCCGCCGATACTGATAGCGATGGTGAACAAAGCCGAtcagataaaaaagaaatacgGTTTGGGGAGTTTAAGGACGGTTATGTCGGGCGGCGCGCCGCTGAGCAAGGAGGTGATAGAGGGGTTCTTGGAGGCGTACCCGGCGGTGGCGATTCTTCAGGGGTACGGCCTAACGGAATCGACGGGGGTGGGGGCGTCGACGGAATCGCTGGAGGAGAGCCGGCGGTACGGCACGGCGGGGATGCTGTCGCCGAGCATGGAGGCGAGGATTGTGGATCCGGAGAACGGAGAGGCCCTGCAGGTCAACCGGACTGGCGAGCTCTGGCTCAGAGGACCCATTATTATGAAAG GTTATTTCAGCAATGCCGAAGCAACAGCCTCGACTTTAAATTCGGATGGATGGTTGAGAACAGGAGACTTGTGCTACATCGATGAGGATGGCTTCATCTTTATAGTTGACAGGTTGAAAGAGCTGATCAAATACAAAGGATATCAG GTTCCCCCGGCAGAACTGGAAGCTCTGCTGCTTGCTCACCCCGGCATTGCTGATGCTGCTGTGATACC GTTTCCCGACAAGGAGGTCGGGCAGTTTCCGATGGCTTATGTGGTAAGGAAAACTGGGAGCGACTTGTCAGAGAGCGCTGTCATGGAATTTGTCGCCAAACAG GTTGCTCCTTATAAGAGAGTCAGGCGAGTGGCTTTTGTGGATTCCATTCCAAAGAATCCTTCGGGCAAGATACTGAGGAAGGACCTGATAAAACTGGCAACATCCAGGCTGTAG
- the LOC127807996 gene encoding probable CoA ligase CCL5 isoform X4, translating into MAHHSIPPVDPRSGFCKSNSIFYSKRKPLSLPPNQSLDVSTFISSRAHNGKIAFVDASSGRHLTFSDIWSAVDSVASCLSDTSIRKGDVVLLLSPNSIFFPIVCLAVMSLGAVITTTNPLNTTREIAKQIADSKPVLAFTIPQLVPKLADSNLPIILIGEHNNSSSSAKIVNTLENMMRKQPARIRVKERVSQDDTATLLYSSGTTGPSKGVASSHRNLIAMVQTVLRQFNLEGGEQTLICTVPMFHIYGLLEFVTALPALGATVVVLSKFELDEMLSAIEKYRASYLPLVPPILIAMVNKADQIKKKYGLGSLRTVMSGGAPLSKEVIEGFLEAYPAVAILQGYGLTESTGVGASTESLEESRRYGTAGMLSPSMEARIVDPENGEALQVNRTGELWLRGPIIMKAGYFSNAEATASTLNSDGWLRTGDLCYIDEDGFIFIVDRLKELIKYKGYQVPPAELEALLLAHPGIADAAVIPFPDKEVGQFPMAYVVRKTGSDLSESAVMEFVAKQVRSQHIPNYLPSVFNEIMLLLLCL; encoded by the exons ATGGCCCATCATAGCATTCCGCCGGTGGATCCCCGGAGCGGCTTCTGCAAGTCAAACTCCATTTTCTATAGCAAACGCAAGCCCTTGTCTTTACCTCCGAACCAGTCGCTCGACGTTAGCACCTTCATATCATCTCGGGCCCACAACGGCAAGATAGCCTTCGTCGACGCTTCCTCCGGCCGCCACCTCACCTTCTCCGACATATGGTCCGCCGTCGACTCTGTCGCCTCCTGCCTCTCCGACACCAGCATAAGGAAAGGCGACGTCGTTCTCCTCCTGTCCCCGAACTCCATCTTCTTCCCCATTGTTTGCCTCGCCGTGATGTCCCTCGGCGCCGTCATCACCACCACCAATCCGCTCAACACCACCCGCGAAATCGCCAAGCAGATAGCCGATTCGAAGCCCGTACTCGCCTTTACCATTCCCCAACTCGTCCCCAAACTCGCCGACTCGAACCTCCCGATTATACTCATCGGCGAGCATAACAATTCCAGTTCTTCAGCCAAAATTGTGAATACGCTGGAGAATATGATGAGGAAACAGCCGGCTCGGATCCGGGTCAAGGAGCGGGTCAGCCAGGACGACACGGCGACTCTGCTCTACTCGTCCGGCACAACCGGGCCAAGTAAAGGCGTGGCGTCCTCGCATCGGAACCTCATCGCCATGGTTCAGACTGTTTTGAGACAGTTCAATCTAGAAGGTGGCGAGCAAACGCTCATATGCACGGTTCCGATGTTTCACATCTATGGCTTACTAGAGTTCGTCACGGCGCTGCCGGCGTTGGGAGCGACGGTGGTGGTTCTGTCCAAATTCGAGCTTGACGAGATGTTGTCGGCGATCGAAAAGTACAGAGCAAGTTACCTCCCATTGGTGCCGCCGATACTGATAGCGATGGTGAACAAAGCCGAtcagataaaaaagaaatacgGTTTGGGGAGTTTAAGGACGGTTATGTCGGGCGGCGCGCCGCTGAGCAAGGAGGTGATAGAGGGGTTCTTGGAGGCGTACCCGGCGGTGGCGATTCTTCAGGGGTACGGCCTAACGGAATCGACGGGGGTGGGGGCGTCGACGGAATCGCTGGAGGAGAGCCGGCGGTACGGCACGGCGGGGATGCTGTCGCCGAGCATGGAGGCGAGGATTGTGGATCCGGAGAACGGAGAGGCCCTGCAGGTCAACCGGACTGGCGAGCTCTGGCTCAGAGGACCCATTATTATGAAAG CAGGTTATTTCAGCAATGCCGAAGCAACAGCCTCGACTTTAAATTCGGATGGATGGTTGAGAACAGGAGACTTGTGCTACATCGATGAGGATGGCTTCATCTTTATAGTTGACAGGTTGAAAGAGCTGATCAAATACAAAGGATATCAG GTTCCCCCGGCAGAACTGGAAGCTCTGCTGCTTGCTCACCCCGGCATTGCTGATGCTGCTGTGATACC GTTTCCCGACAAGGAGGTCGGGCAGTTTCCGATGGCTTATGTGGTAAGGAAAACTGGGAGCGACTTGTCAGAGAGCGCTGTCATGGAATTTGTCGCCAAACAGGTGAGATCACAACATATACCTAATTAC